The Parvibaculaceae bacterium PLY_AMNH_Bact1 genome window below encodes:
- a CDS encoding MMPL family transporter (Derived by automated computational analysis using gene prediction method: Protein Homology. GO_component: GO:0016020 - membrane [Evidence IEA]), whose amino-acid sequence MNNGWVTTYANWIIKLRWLVVLVTVAGALAMASGGQYIKFSNDYRYFFTDENPNLKAFEQLERTYTSPDTLLWVLRPNEGKATDPEILAIVKEITERAWQTPYSIRVDSLTNYQHTTALDDDLYVRDLVIDPAEVDPAEVLRIGTTEPAIAKRIISDDGTTTAIFATLKIPRDDITATAAPVAHARAIVADIRERFPDLRIELTGSVMLSTSFSEAATRDLQTLTPGMYVVLALTVWFLIRSISGTIATLIVVGLSAAAAMGFVMGWMGIRLTPPSSGAPTIILTVAVADSIHILVTALVSMQKGMAKREAIVESLRVNFQPVFLTSVTTAIGFASLNFSDAPPFRDLGNTSAVGALVAWILSISFLPALMSILPISAKGSLSKQSEFMERFGEMVIGNRRKILVGMTAVLIGFASLLPQFTFNDRFVEYFDDRMEFRVASDWASDNLTGIYQISYSLYSGDTGGISDPEYLERLEAFANWFREQPEVVHVATFSDVIKRVNKSMHGDDESYYRVPEDRQSAAQFLLLYEMSLPYGLDLNDQINVDKSATKLTITLTDVSTEEMKSIIDRGETWLRENAPDTMYAYPAGQAVMFSFIGISNFEAMTVGTGIALLLISGCLMLALRDLKLGIISLVPNLTPPIAAFGVLALFSTEVGFWSTFVIATALGLIVDATVHFLSKYQRARSEQGKSAEDAVRYAFSTVGTALWVSTFVLIIGFALLAYSPFRVNAMLGIMVAVTVACALIIDFLLLPALLIALDGKRKSDKTTEADADHGSADTPPAASAPA is encoded by the coding sequence ATGAATAATGGATGGGTCACGACCTACGCCAATTGGATCATCAAACTACGCTGGCTTGTTGTGCTGGTGACAGTGGCTGGCGCCCTGGCGATGGCATCTGGCGGTCAGTACATCAAATTTTCAAACGACTACCGCTATTTCTTTACGGATGAAAATCCAAACCTCAAAGCCTTCGAACAATTGGAGCGCACGTACACAAGTCCTGACACGCTTCTCTGGGTACTGCGCCCGAATGAAGGCAAGGCGACCGATCCTGAAATCTTGGCAATCGTGAAGGAAATCACGGAACGGGCCTGGCAAACGCCCTACTCCATTCGCGTAGACAGTCTCACCAATTACCAGCACACGACTGCGTTAGATGATGATCTTTATGTTCGCGACCTAGTGATTGATCCCGCAGAGGTAGATCCTGCAGAAGTCCTTCGGATTGGCACAACAGAACCCGCCATTGCCAAGCGGATCATCTCTGACGATGGAACCACCACGGCGATTTTTGCGACTCTCAAAATTCCCCGAGACGACATAACAGCGACAGCCGCACCGGTCGCCCACGCGCGAGCCATCGTCGCAGATATTCGCGAACGTTTTCCCGACCTTCGGATTGAGCTGACAGGTTCTGTGATGCTCTCCACTTCCTTCTCGGAAGCGGCAACACGCGACCTCCAAACACTGACGCCAGGCATGTATGTCGTTCTCGCGCTTACTGTTTGGTTTCTCATTCGTTCCATCAGCGGCACAATCGCGACCCTCATCGTGGTTGGCCTTTCCGCGGCGGCGGCCATGGGCTTTGTGATGGGGTGGATGGGCATTAGGCTAACGCCGCCCTCCTCCGGTGCCCCCACCATCATTCTGACCGTCGCCGTCGCGGACTCCATTCACATATTGGTCACCGCCCTCGTATCCATGCAGAAAGGCATGGCCAAACGCGAAGCCATTGTCGAAAGCCTTCGGGTAAATTTCCAACCCGTGTTTCTCACATCCGTGACAACAGCTATTGGCTTTGCAAGCCTGAACTTCTCTGACGCACCGCCTTTCCGGGATCTGGGCAACACATCGGCTGTTGGCGCTCTGGTCGCGTGGATACTCTCCATCTCCTTCTTGCCGGCTCTAATGTCAATCCTGCCCATCTCGGCAAAAGGATCACTGAGCAAACAATCCGAATTCATGGAGAGGTTTGGCGAAATGGTGATCGGCAACCGCCGCAAAATCCTGGTCGGCATGACCGCGGTTCTGATCGGCTTTGCGTCACTCCTGCCGCAATTCACTTTCAATGACCGATTTGTGGAGTATTTCGACGACCGCATGGAATTCCGTGTCGCCAGTGATTGGGCATCAGACAACCTGACAGGCATCTACCAGATCAGCTACTCGCTCTATTCCGGCGACACAGGCGGCATATCCGATCCAGAATATCTGGAGCGGCTGGAAGCCTTTGCAAACTGGTTCCGCGAACAGCCGGAAGTTGTGCACGTAGCGACATTCTCTGACGTCATCAAGCGCGTGAACAAAAGCATGCACGGTGACGATGAGAGTTACTACCGCGTCCCAGAGGACCGGCAAAGCGCAGCACAGTTCCTCTTGCTCTATGAGATGTCACTCCCCTATGGCCTAGATCTAAACGACCAGATCAATGTCGATAAGTCCGCAACCAAACTCACCATCACCCTGACCGACGTTTCGACTGAAGAGATGAAGAGCATTATTGATCGCGGTGAAACCTGGCTGAGGGAAAATGCGCCCGATACCATGTACGCCTACCCAGCCGGTCAGGCCGTCATGTTCTCCTTCATCGGTATCAGCAACTTTGAAGCCATGACAGTAGGAACCGGCATCGCACTCCTGCTTATCTCCGGCTGTTTGATGCTGGCACTGCGGGACCTAAAACTAGGGATCATCTCCCTGGTTCCAAACCTCACCCCACCCATCGCAGCGTTTGGGGTTCTAGCTCTGTTCAGTACTGAAGTGGGTTTCTGGTCCACCTTTGTGATCGCCACTGCTTTGGGGCTGATTGTGGACGCCACCGTCCACTTCCTGTCCAAATATCAAAGAGCACGCTCTGAGCAAGGTAAGTCGGCGGAGGATGCCGTGCGCTACGCCTTCTCAACCGTTGGCACCGCTCTGTGGGTGTCCACCTTCGTGTTGATCATAGGATTCGCGCTTCTCGCTTACTCACCCTTCCGTGTAAATGCGATGCTCGGAATCATGGTGGCAGTCACCGTAGCCTGTGCGCTCATCATCGACTTTTTGCTGTTACCAGCGCTACTCATTGCTCTAGATGGCAAACGAAAGTCGGACAAAACCACCGAAGCAGATGCCGACCACGGGTCTGCTGATACCCCACCTGCTGCATCAGCGCCTGCATAG
- a CDS encoding VOC family protein (Derived by automated computational analysis using gene prediction method: Protein Homology.) translates to MDFSLEEALPVDPHKVDRVASPITKAWDLAYLRFGKPDLDEQAAFFKDFGFVIAEQTADRLYVRGAGQSPYFIVVEKTHKAAYLGLGVEMKSREDLEALAASDKVIIDAVDGPGGGERVRLTDPNGFTVDALFNRTLQTEQPMRKARAHNTPEQKVRINQGQRAPLSPPDIARLGHVAVLTPDFETSMDWYKTRLGLISTDVLCLDDGTPALAFNRFDRGEHPADHHSIVLGTYPVKGYEHSAYELHDLDAVGLGQQVLRQKGHKHEWGIGRHILGSQVFDYWSDQDGFKFEHYADGDVYTSDYETGYHPLSTQGLYQWGQDFPTTFTKPHLSLGFILEAIHNLRTIPSFTLKKMKLMLAMTGRKARPWL, encoded by the coding sequence ATGGATTTCTCGCTGGAAGAAGCACTTCCCGTTGATCCTCACAAAGTAGACCGAGTCGCATCCCCTATCACCAAAGCATGGGATCTCGCCTACCTGCGCTTCGGGAAACCGGACCTAGATGAACAAGCCGCCTTCTTTAAGGATTTTGGCTTTGTGATCGCCGAACAGACCGCTGACCGACTGTATGTCAGAGGTGCCGGTCAGAGCCCCTATTTCATCGTCGTGGAAAAGACGCATAAAGCAGCCTATCTCGGACTTGGCGTTGAGATGAAAAGCCGCGAAGACCTTGAAGCTCTTGCGGCCAGCGACAAGGTGATCATTGACGCAGTCGACGGGCCAGGCGGCGGCGAGCGCGTGCGCCTCACTGACCCGAATGGATTTACAGTTGATGCCCTCTTCAACCGCACTCTTCAAACAGAACAGCCAATGAGAAAGGCGCGAGCACACAACACGCCAGAACAAAAAGTGCGCATCAATCAGGGACAGCGCGCGCCCTTGTCTCCACCTGACATTGCAAGGCTTGGTCATGTCGCTGTTTTGACCCCTGACTTCGAGACGTCAATGGATTGGTACAAAACACGGCTCGGACTCATTTCCACAGATGTTCTCTGTCTTGATGATGGGACACCAGCCCTCGCCTTTAACAGGTTTGATCGCGGCGAACACCCCGCCGACCATCACTCCATTGTTCTGGGCACCTATCCGGTCAAGGGATATGAGCATTCTGCCTACGAGCTACACGATCTGGATGCCGTCGGCCTCGGGCAACAAGTGCTAAGACAAAAAGGCCATAAACACGAATGGGGCATCGGTCGCCACATCTTAGGCAGTCAGGTCTTCGACTATTGGTCCGACCAGGATGGCTTTAAGTTTGAGCACTATGCAGATGGTGACGTCTATACATCTGACTATGAAACCGGCTATCACCCGCTAAGCACGCAAGGCTTGTATCAGTGGGGCCAGGACTTCCCAACGACGTTCACAAAGCCACACCTCAGCCTCGGCTTCATCTTAGAAGCAATCCACAATCTGCGAACAATCCCCAGTTTCACCCTCAAGAAAATGAAATTGATGTTGGCGATGACCGGGCGCAAGGCCCGTCCTTGGCTCTAG
- a CDS encoding pyridoxamine 5'-phosphate oxidase family protein (Derived by automated computational analysis using gene prediction method: Protein Homology.) yields the protein MSNTLTSEAELREHYLMPGAGPVDKQLDHIEKHCMSFIGLSPFVCIGTAREGALPDVSPRGGEPGFVKVQDPKTLLLPDWPGNNRLDSLTNIVASAGIGLLFFIPGFNDLLRVNGRAEVSVDPAHTGQFEMRGRNPRSVMVIHVEEVYLHCTKALVRSELWNAEKQVDRSALPSTGTMYRDQLALDKVPPEVIDQALDESEKNDIY from the coding sequence ATGAGCAATACCCTTACGAGCGAAGCAGAATTGCGTGAGCATTACCTGATGCCGGGCGCTGGACCTGTCGATAAGCAGCTCGACCATATTGAGAAGCACTGCATGTCCTTCATCGGGTTGTCGCCTTTTGTTTGCATTGGCACCGCACGTGAAGGTGCTTTGCCTGATGTCTCTCCACGTGGCGGAGAGCCAGGGTTTGTGAAAGTTCAAGACCCAAAGACGCTGCTGCTGCCTGACTGGCCAGGGAACAACCGGTTGGACTCCCTCACTAACATTGTCGCGTCTGCGGGCATTGGGCTTTTGTTTTTTATTCCAGGCTTCAATGATTTGTTACGTGTCAATGGGCGGGCGGAAGTTTCCGTTGACCCAGCGCATACAGGCCAATTTGAAATGCGCGGCCGAAATCCAAGAAGCGTAATGGTAATCCATGTGGAAGAAGTTTATCTCCACTGCACTAAGGCGCTTGTTCGTTCAGAACTTTGGAATGCTGAGAAACAGGTTGATCGTTCTGCTCTGCCATCGACGGGGACAATGTACCGTGATCAGTTGGCGCTAGACAAAGTGCCGCCTGAGGTGATTGACCAGGCGCTCGATGAGAGTGAGAAGAACGACATCTACTAA
- a CDS encoding TauD/TfdA family dioxygenase (Derived by automated computational analysis using gene prediction method: Protein Homology. GO_function: GO:0016491 - oxidoreductase activity [Evidence IEA]), with protein MTYKNIDVQPVSGALGAEISGADLNTDLDNETFDDIHQAFLDHQVIFFRDQNLSPERHTAFGRRFGSLNVHPYVKGMQDHPEVMEIIKEPEDKVNFGGGWHSDMSFLEEPALGSILHSIEVPSFGGDTLFASQYKAYEALSDGMKEMLDGMVAIHTAEREYGQAGVSAMKRSSMEIENASDDVPKFEHPVVRTHPETGRKALYVNMAFTMYFKNMTRRESRPLLKFLFDHCTQEQFTCRFRWTPGAVAFWDNRAVQHFALNDYHGQRRHMRRVTVNGDRPH; from the coding sequence GTGACCTACAAAAATATCGACGTTCAACCAGTCTCCGGCGCGCTCGGCGCAGAGATATCCGGCGCTGACCTCAACACTGATCTCGACAATGAAACGTTCGACGACATCCATCAGGCGTTTCTGGACCATCAGGTCATTTTCTTTCGCGATCAAAACCTCTCCCCTGAAAGACACACTGCCTTTGGACGCAGGTTCGGCTCACTGAATGTCCATCCTTATGTAAAAGGCATGCAGGACCACCCTGAGGTGATGGAGATCATCAAAGAGCCCGAAGACAAAGTTAACTTTGGCGGCGGCTGGCATTCCGACATGTCATTTCTTGAAGAACCTGCATTGGGGTCCATCCTCCACTCTATTGAAGTACCGTCCTTCGGCGGCGACACCCTCTTCGCGAGCCAATACAAAGCCTATGAAGCACTGTCTGATGGCATGAAGGAGATGCTGGACGGCATGGTCGCCATCCATACAGCCGAGCGTGAATATGGTCAGGCGGGTGTCTCAGCCATGAAAAGATCTTCCATGGAAATTGAGAACGCCAGTGACGACGTGCCAAAGTTCGAACATCCGGTTGTTCGCACCCATCCAGAGACGGGCCGCAAAGCGCTTTATGTGAACATGGCCTTCACAATGTACTTCAAGAACATGACCCGTCGGGAAAGCCGTCCGCTTTTGAAATTCCTGTTCGACCACTGCACGCAGGAACAGTTCACCTGTCGCTTCCGCTGGACACCGGGCGCGGTTGCCTTCTGGGATAATCGCGCAGTTCAGCATTTTGCCCTTAACGACTATCATGGCCAACGGCGGCATATGCGACGCGTCACCGTCAATGGCGACCGCCCGCATTAA
- a CDS encoding YeeE/YedE thiosulfate transporter family protein (Derived by automated computational analysis using gene prediction method: Protein Homology.): protein MGLVFGVALEKSRVFEPGMILGQMRLQNFTMVKVFVSAIVTGLIVLACLHGLGFVTLHPKALSVGAQIIGGGLIGVGMVVAGACPGTVFAQIGAGYRDAWMILAGGLLGTLVYGYALPLFGPYFASGEKMTYADVTELPFWLLALGLAAFLFVALLVLEKWRPSASELGAELDGRGCGPQR, encoded by the coding sequence ATGGGGCTGGTTTTCGGGGTCGCACTGGAGAAGTCGCGCGTTTTTGAGCCGGGCATGATCTTGGGCCAAATGAGGCTCCAGAATTTCACGATGGTAAAAGTGTTTGTCAGTGCCATCGTTACAGGTCTGATTGTCCTGGCTTGCCTCCATGGTCTCGGATTTGTGACGCTGCATCCCAAGGCACTCTCTGTCGGTGCGCAAATTATTGGGGGTGGGTTGATCGGTGTCGGCATGGTCGTCGCAGGCGCATGCCCGGGCACAGTGTTCGCGCAAATCGGCGCAGGATACAGAGACGCTTGGATGATCCTGGCAGGCGGCCTTCTCGGTACGCTTGTTTATGGGTATGCACTGCCGCTCTTTGGACCCTATTTCGCGAGTGGAGAAAAAATGACCTATGCGGATGTCACAGAGTTGCCGTTTTGGCTGCTGGCGCTTGGTCTTGCAGCATTCTTGTTTGTTGCGCTGCTTGTGCTGGAAAAGTGGCGTCCCTCGGCCAGTGAGCTTGGCGCTGAGCTTGATGGACGGGGTTGTGGGCCGCAGCGCTAA
- a CDS encoding outer membrane lipoprotein-sorting protein (Derived by automated computational analysis using gene prediction method: Protein Homology.) has product MTRFSIPDANPIVRLTVNLREENQPMRMNALNLHNLVLAWIIAAMLVILPVGISTAIAEELAGLGTLPGADDPVARGLAIAEETERRDVGFNNTSANMQMILTNAYGETSERELRNMVLEITEENLGDWSLIVFDKPRDVDGTALLSHARILDPDDQWMYLPAVKRVKRISSVNKSGPFMGSEFAFEDFSSQEVGKYSYNWLRDEECGERMCHVSERTPLYEHSGYTRQVAWTDTTDYQPRKIEYYDRKDQLLKTLTMTDYQLYEDKHWRAHDLFMENHQTGKNTRLVWSDFVFQAGLTESDFTTNALKRAR; this is encoded by the coding sequence ATGACTCGCTTTTCAATTCCGGACGCTAACCCTATCGTGCGTCTCACGGTAAACCTGAGAGAGGAAAATCAGCCCATGCGTATGAACGCGCTGAACCTACACAATCTGGTCCTAGCCTGGATCATCGCTGCCATGCTGGTCATCTTGCCCGTTGGCATCTCCACAGCCATCGCAGAAGAACTGGCGGGGCTTGGTACACTTCCCGGCGCTGACGATCCCGTAGCGAGAGGGCTTGCTATCGCCGAGGAAACAGAGCGACGAGATGTTGGCTTCAATAACACCTCTGCCAACATGCAGATGATCCTCACCAACGCATACGGCGAAACAAGTGAGCGGGAGCTCCGCAATATGGTGCTTGAGATTACAGAAGAAAATCTGGGCGACTGGAGCTTGATCGTCTTTGACAAACCCCGCGACGTAGACGGCACCGCCCTTCTATCCCACGCCCGCATCTTGGATCCTGATGATCAATGGATGTATCTGCCAGCAGTGAAACGCGTAAAACGGATCTCGTCAGTCAATAAGTCCGGTCCATTCATGGGGTCCGAGTTTGCTTTTGAGGACTTCTCATCACAGGAAGTAGGGAAGTATTCATACAACTGGCTACGCGACGAAGAGTGTGGAGAACGCATGTGTCACGTGAGCGAGCGTACGCCGCTCTATGAGCATTCCGGCTACACAAGACAGGTCGCCTGGACGGATACGACAGACTATCAGCCACGAAAGATCGAGTATTACGACCGCAAAGATCAGCTTCTGAAAACCCTCACAATGACTGACTATCAGCTCTATGAGGACAAACATTGGCGTGCCCACGATTTGTTCATGGAAAACCATCAGACTGGCAAAAACACGCGGCTTGTCTGGAGCGATTTCGTTTTCCAGGCTGGTCTCACAGAGTCTGATTTCACAACCAACGCACTGAAACGCGCGCGGTAA
- a CDS encoding hypothetical protein (Derived by automated computational analysis using gene prediction method: GeneMarkS-2+.), which yields MNNFSTTCAASALACSFTAITPAIAADFEVTGFVEPELQVFASHGNVPGQKRFNSSVALEVTAEAFWDNGDQFVVFTPFARLDQNDGNRTHADIRELKYAYVTGDWEFRVGVDKVFWGVTEVAHLIDIINQTDQVESIDGEEKLGQPMVSVSTVQDFGVFDFYLLPYFRERTFPSMSGRPASDIPIDETQTMYGSDDKRQHLDFATRYSNTFEDWDVGVSYFQGTGRDPVLTPGFDAGGNLVLIPLYAQIRQTSIDVQATKDAWLYKFEGFWRRELGEEYIQATGGIEYTFYQIFDTAYDLGIVAEYIWDDRGANAANAFANDTVAGLRWTANDEASTAVLLASVIDMDTQATSISLEAERRFGNDYFVALEARFFENIERTDPLFSFADDDFIQLRVARYF from the coding sequence ATGAATAATTTTTCCACAACCTGCGCTGCAAGCGCTCTGGCATGTAGCTTCACAGCAATAACGCCCGCCATCGCTGCTGATTTTGAAGTGACCGGCTTTGTTGAACCAGAACTCCAGGTGTTCGCAAGCCACGGCAATGTTCCAGGCCAGAAGCGCTTCAATAGCTCCGTCGCACTTGAAGTGACCGCCGAAGCATTTTGGGACAATGGCGATCAGTTTGTCGTATTCACGCCTTTCGCACGTCTGGACCAGAATGACGGCAATCGCACGCACGCAGACATACGTGAACTGAAATATGCCTACGTGACAGGTGATTGGGAGTTCCGCGTCGGCGTCGACAAGGTTTTCTGGGGCGTAACCGAAGTCGCTCACCTGATCGACATCATCAATCAAACCGACCAGGTTGAAAGCATCGACGGCGAAGAAAAGCTCGGACAGCCCATGGTCTCAGTTTCCACTGTTCAGGACTTTGGCGTTTTCGATTTTTACCTCCTGCCCTATTTCCGCGAACGCACATTCCCGAGCATGAGCGGACGCCCTGCATCTGATATCCCGATTGATGAAACTCAGACAATGTATGGCAGCGACGACAAACGCCAGCACCTCGACTTTGCCACGCGCTATTCAAACACTTTTGAAGATTGGGACGTCGGTGTTTCGTATTTCCAGGGAACAGGGCGTGACCCGGTCCTCACCCCCGGTTTCGATGCAGGCGGCAATCTGGTTCTCATCCCCCTCTATGCGCAAATCAGGCAAACCTCTATCGATGTTCAAGCAACAAAAGACGCATGGCTCTATAAATTTGAAGGCTTTTGGCGACGAGAATTAGGCGAAGAGTACATCCAGGCAACCGGCGGCATTGAGTATACGTTCTACCAAATTTTCGACACAGCATACGATTTGGGGATCGTCGCAGAATATATCTGGGACGATCGAGGGGCCAATGCAGCCAATGCATTTGCCAATGACACCGTCGCTGGACTTCGCTGGACCGCCAATGACGAAGCATCAACAGCCGTGCTGCTCGCCTCTGTTATCGACATGGACACCCAGGCAACCAGCATCTCGCTCGAAGCAGAGCGGCGCTTTGGCAACGACTATTTCGTGGCACTCGAGGCTCGTTTTTTCGAAAACATAGAAAGAACTGATCCCCTGTTTTCTTTTGCTGATGATGACTTCATCCAACTTAGGGTCGCGCGCTACTTCTGA
- a CDS encoding TetR/AcrR family transcriptional regulator (Derived by automated computational analysis using gene prediction method: Protein Homology.) has translation MTQTPKTIPAEKSEDARQIRGERTRQALLEAAFDEIHQHGYRSASLNDILKAAGCTKGSLYHHFPDKHALGLAAIVDNIDRFMATNWLTPLADSNNPISTLLDILQRHVDGDVLCDVRLGCPLQNLSQEMSGLDEDFRTYLNGIHEQWRTAIADALRKGQNAGQVRKDISAEAAATMIIATHQGTVGLIKTAQSTDIGTSSFEAFYQYLNSLRATGNCTPGPKEGLAS, from the coding sequence ATGACACAGACACCAAAGACAATCCCAGCTGAAAAAAGCGAGGATGCGCGCCAAATACGTGGCGAACGCACACGCCAGGCCCTATTGGAAGCCGCTTTTGATGAAATTCATCAGCATGGGTATCGTTCAGCCAGTCTCAACGACATTTTGAAAGCTGCCGGGTGCACCAAGGGCTCTCTCTATCATCATTTCCCCGACAAACATGCCCTTGGTCTCGCAGCCATTGTCGACAATATCGACCGGTTCATGGCCACCAACTGGCTGACACCGCTTGCTGACTCCAACAATCCAATCTCCACCCTTCTCGACATTCTCCAGCGACACGTTGACGGCGACGTCCTCTGTGATGTCCGACTTGGGTGCCCCTTGCAGAATCTCAGCCAGGAAATGTCCGGGCTGGACGAAGACTTCCGCACCTATCTGAACGGAATCCACGAGCAATGGCGCACGGCCATTGCCGATGCCCTTAGAAAAGGTCAGAACGCCGGTCAGGTACGCAAAGACATCTCGGCAGAAGCTGCCGCCACGATGATCATCGCAACCCACCAGGGAACGGTCGGACTTATCAAAACAGCTCAGAGCACCGACATCGGCACTTCGAGCTTTGAAGCATTTTACCAATACCTCAACAGTCTGCGGGCCACCGGCAATTGTACGCCTGGCCCCAAAGAAGGACTTGCATCATGA
- a CDS encoding YeeE/YedE thiosulfate transporter family protein (Derived by automated computational analysis using gene prediction method: Protein Homology.) — MIALSDKAWSPYVAGALIGLLQIPAFLLMDTGLGASSSFVKAAGHAVLIFDPTAVDGSYFSKYVTSSKYVWQSALVIGIALGAFLSMRLSSARREHISPVWREAMGVSSPLARYGLAFLGGFILLFGARLAGGCTSGHGLTGLAQLAVSSSIVVPSIFAGGIAVAFIFTRRF; from the coding sequence ATGATTGCTTTATCGGACAAGGCTTGGTCGCCTTATGTGGCTGGTGCGCTGATCGGCCTTCTACAAATCCCAGCCTTCCTCTTGATGGATACGGGTCTTGGTGCGTCCTCGTCGTTTGTTAAGGCCGCGGGACACGCTGTCCTGATTTTTGATCCGACGGCAGTGGACGGGTCCTACTTCAGCAAATACGTCACTTCGTCAAAATATGTTTGGCAATCTGCTCTGGTGATTGGAATTGCGCTGGGGGCATTTCTTTCCATGCGTCTTTCGAGCGCTCGGCGAGAGCACATATCGCCGGTGTGGAGAGAGGCGATGGGGGTGTCGTCCCCTTTGGCTCGTTACGGGCTTGCCTTCCTCGGTGGGTTCATTTTGCTTTTTGGAGCGCGTTTGGCTGGCGGATGTACAAGTGGACATGGCCTGACTGGGTTGGCGCAGCTTGCTGTCTCATCCTCAATTGTCGTTCCTTCTATTTTCGCCGGTGGCATTGCTGTGGCGTTTATTTTCACTCGTCGTTTTTGA
- a CDS encoding SPASM domain-containing protein (Derived by automated computational analysis using gene prediction method: Protein Homology.), protein MESIYYVLTWACHRRCKHCYDTRFRPYVREALEDVLVESDTHFERVIANLPSTMIYQDPKNLTSEGKPEERIGRIILAGGEVLIDPVRERIFYPALDALNAKYGKGGVNISIQTTGDLVTPKILDEMLERNVWMIAIAGMDDFHVGMEGDKRLPLMEKLTEMFEKAGMQPVPDASTGRDHLTEKGPFYFFFGAQPDQWIGELWPRGRAWENSLTKADMNTNFCARHSGGRNFLNHGMAGSEVAIEPDGSVFPCCLKTKVPIGNVADEPLIDILESLKGHPVFEALNDGEPHKMGLTQGWSEEKFHQASHTELPNGTPFANLCIGCDKFHEEVMEPVIRDLTEKRRRARAQPAV, encoded by the coding sequence ATGGAATCGATTTATTACGTCCTGACCTGGGCCTGCCACCGCCGGTGCAAACACTGTTATGATACTCGCTTCCGTCCTTATGTGCGCGAAGCACTTGAGGACGTGCTTGTGGAGAGCGACACTCATTTTGAGCGTGTGATCGCCAACCTGCCCAGCACAATGATCTATCAGGATCCGAAAAACCTGACCTCAGAAGGAAAACCGGAAGAACGCATAGGCCGCATCATTCTTGCCGGTGGCGAAGTCCTTATTGATCCAGTCCGCGAGCGGATTTTTTATCCCGCCCTCGACGCCTTGAATGCGAAATATGGAAAGGGCGGCGTCAACATATCCATCCAGACCACCGGTGACCTTGTGACACCAAAGATCTTGGATGAGATGCTGGAACGCAATGTCTGGATGATCGCCATTGCCGGTATGGATGATTTCCATGTGGGCATGGAAGGCGACAAGCGCCTGCCTCTGATGGAGAAGTTGACGGAGATGTTTGAGAAAGCCGGCATGCAGCCGGTTCCTGACGCCTCTACTGGCCGGGATCACCTTACCGAAAAGGGGCCCTTCTATTTCTTCTTCGGCGCACAGCCCGATCAGTGGATCGGAGAGCTCTGGCCGCGCGGACGCGCCTGGGAGAACTCTCTCACCAAAGCCGATATGAACACCAATTTCTGCGCACGCCATTCGGGCGGGCGCAACTTTCTCAACCATGGAATGGCAGGTTCCGAAGTTGCCATTGAGCCAGACGGGTCAGTCTTTCCCTGTTGTCTAAAAACCAAAGTGCCCATTGGCAATGTTGCCGATGAACCGCTAATCGACATTCTAGAGAGCCTGAAAGGCCATCCGGTGTTCGAGGCGTTGAATGATGGGGAACCCCATAAGATGGGGCTCACTCAGGGGTGGTCAGAGGAAAAATTCCATCAGGCTTCCCACACAGAGTTACCTAACGGAACTCCCTTCGCCAATCTTTGCATCGGCTGCGACAAGTTCCATGAAGAAGTCATGGAACCTGTCATCCGCGACCTCACAGAAAAACGCCGCAGAGCTCGCGCTCAACCAGCCGTTTAG